One stretch of Streptococcus australis DNA includes these proteins:
- a CDS encoding amino acid ABC transporter ATP-binding protein codes for MALVEFKHVEKYYGDYHALRDINLRFEKGQVVVLLGPSGSGKSTLIRTINGLEAVDKGNLLVNGHQVAGASQKDLVPLRKEVGMVFQHFNLYPHKTVLENVTLAPVKVLGIDKKEAEKTAQKYLEFVNMWDKKDSYPAMLSGGQKQRIAIARGLAMHPELLLFDEPTSALDPETIGDVLAVMQKLAHDGMNMIIVTHEMGFAREVADRIIFMADGEVLVDTTDVDDFFDNPSEPRAQQFLSKIINHESDKVK; via the coding sequence ATGGCTTTAGTAGAATTTAAACACGTCGAAAAATATTACGGAGACTACCACGCACTCCGCGACATCAATCTCCGTTTTGAAAAAGGACAAGTCGTTGTCCTGCTTGGACCTTCTGGTTCTGGAAAATCCACTCTTATCCGTACGATTAATGGTTTGGAGGCTGTTGACAAAGGAAATCTCCTAGTCAATGGACACCAAGTAGCAGGTGCTAGCCAGAAAGATTTGGTGCCTCTTCGTAAGGAAGTCGGTATGGTTTTCCAGCATTTTAACCTTTACCCACACAAAACTGTGTTAGAAAACGTAACACTAGCACCCGTAAAAGTTCTAGGAATTGATAAAAAAGAAGCTGAAAAAACAGCCCAAAAATATCTGGAATTTGTAAATATGTGGGACAAGAAAGATTCCTATCCAGCCATGCTATCTGGTGGACAAAAACAGCGGATCGCCATCGCTCGTGGTCTTGCCATGCATCCGGAGCTACTTCTCTTTGATGAGCCAACATCTGCCCTTGACCCTGAGACTATCGGTGATGTACTAGCAGTTATGCAAAAACTGGCACATGACGGGATGAATATGATCATCGTTACACACGAAATGGGATTTGCTCGAGAGGTTGCGGACCGCATCATCTTTATGGCTGACGGAGAAGTTTTGGTGGATACGACAGATGTCGATGACTTTTTCGACAATCCAAGCGAACCTCGTGCCCAACAATTCCTCAGCAAAATTATCAACCACGAAAGTGACAAAGTCAAATAA
- a CDS encoding transporter substrate-binding domain-containing protein — protein sequence MKKKPFLLVLLMSLISLSLATPVQADTSVADIQKRGELVVGVKQDVPNFGYKDPKTGTYSGIETDLAKMIADELKVKVRYVPVTAQTRGPLLDNEQVDLDIATFTITEERKKLYNFTSPYYTDASGFLVNKSANIKSLEDLNGKTIGVAQGSITQRLITELGKKKGLKFKFVELGSYPELITSLHAHRIDAFSVDRSILSGYTSKRTELLDDSFKPSDYGIVTKKSNTDLNDYLDNLVTKWSKDGSLQKLYDRYKLKPSSHTAD from the coding sequence ATGAAAAAGAAACCCTTTTTATTAGTTTTATTGATGAGTCTTATCAGCCTTAGCCTAGCTACGCCAGTTCAGGCCGACACTAGTGTCGCAGATATTCAAAAGAGAGGCGAGCTAGTTGTCGGTGTGAAACAAGACGTTCCCAATTTTGGCTACAAGGATCCCAAGACAGGGACTTATTCTGGTATCGAAACTGACCTTGCCAAGATGATTGCAGATGAGCTCAAGGTCAAGGTTCGCTACGTTCCTGTTACCGCTCAAACCCGTGGCCCTCTTCTTGACAATGAACAGGTCGATTTGGATATCGCGACATTTACCATCACAGAAGAACGTAAAAAACTCTACAACTTCACCAGTCCCTACTATACGGACGCTTCTGGTTTTTTGGTCAATAAATCTGCCAACATCAAAAGCCTTGAAGACCTAAATGGCAAAACCATCGGGGTTGCCCAAGGCTCTATCACCCAACGCTTAATTACCGAACTGGGTAAAAAGAAGGGTCTGAAGTTTAAATTCGTCGAACTTGGTTCCTACCCAGAATTGATTACTTCCCTTCACGCTCACCGTATCGATGCCTTTTCCGTGGACCGCTCTATCCTATCTGGCTACACCAGTAAACGAACAGAGCTCCTAGATGATAGTTTCAAACCATCTGACTACGGTATTGTTACCAAGAAATCAAACACTGACCTCAACGATTATCTTGATAACTTGGTCACTAAATGGAGCAAGGACGGTAGTCTGCAGAAACTTTATGACCGTTACAAGCTCAAACCATCTAGCCATACTGCAGATTAA